In the Gaiellales bacterium genome, one interval contains:
- a CDS encoding GNAT family N-acetyltransferase has protein sequence MSINIRPFEGRDAGAVVALALRAWEPVHCSMGRVLGPEINAQVYPDWRASQEQDVRKACAEQIASVACAEEKIVGFVTVAISGPEQPGEIYMIAVDPTCQRDGVGRSLTEHALQQVRDAGCRVAVVGTGGDPGHAPARGLYEACGFTALPLVNYYRLV, from the coding sequence GTGTCCATCAACATCCGGCCATTCGAAGGGCGCGACGCAGGTGCGGTCGTCGCGCTCGCGCTACGGGCCTGGGAGCCGGTGCATTGCTCGATGGGCCGGGTGCTTGGGCCGGAGATCAACGCTCAGGTCTACCCGGACTGGCGAGCATCCCAGGAACAGGACGTGCGGAAGGCATGCGCCGAACAGATCGCCTCGGTGGCTTGTGCTGAGGAGAAGATCGTCGGGTTCGTGACGGTGGCGATCTCCGGCCCTGAGCAGCCAGGGGAGATCTACATGATCGCTGTCGATCCCACGTGCCAGCGCGACGGCGTCGGTCGTTCCCTCACCGAACATGCGTTGCAGCAAGTCCGGGATGCGGGCTGCCGCGTAGCGGTCGTCGGCACGGGCGGTGATCCGGGCCACGCCCCGGCACGTGGCCTCTACGAGGCATGCGGGTTCACGGCGCTACCTCTGGTCAACTACTACCGCCTCGTCTAA
- a CDS encoding FAD binding domain-containing protein produces the protein MTATSYTAAGTLDQALEALAAGARPIAGGTDLVVGARSGKAPLPESIVAIHRLASDLRHIGERDGALVLGALATHADIVASDSVCDRYTALADASAIVGSHATRSTGTIGGNVMNASPAMETGGPLICFDAVATLRTASGRREIAVAELFTGPGRTTAGADELLTAISLPAPPAGTGSCYARLEYRRQMEIAIVGATAVVTLDGGTVTDARIAITALAPTIHRVPEAEAALTGSDGGTAAVSAAATAAADASRPISDVRGSAEYRRAMAAVIARRAIATALARARGEAFPIPASPALHGAANGGAA, from the coding sequence ATGACCGCAACCTCGTACACGGCCGCAGGCACGCTCGACCAGGCGCTCGAGGCGCTGGCCGCCGGGGCGCGCCCGATTGCGGGCGGCACCGACCTGGTGGTCGGGGCGCGCAGCGGAAAGGCGCCCCTGCCAGAGTCGATCGTCGCAATCCACCGGCTGGCCTCTGACCTTCGGCACATCGGCGAGCGGGACGGCGCACTGGTGCTCGGCGCGCTGGCGACCCACGCGGACATCGTGGCCTCGGACAGCGTCTGCGACCGCTACACCGCGCTCGCGGACGCCTCCGCCATCGTCGGCAGCCACGCCACGCGCAGCACCGGCACGATCGGCGGCAACGTGATGAACGCATCGCCCGCGATGGAAACGGGCGGGCCGCTGATCTGCTTCGACGCGGTCGCGACGCTGCGGACGGCGAGCGGACGGCGGGAGATCGCAGTGGCGGAGCTCTTCACCGGGCCCGGTCGCACGACCGCCGGCGCGGACGAGCTGTTGACGGCGATCTCGCTGCCGGCGCCGCCCGCCGGCACGGGCAGCTGCTATGCGCGGCTCGAATACCGGCGTCAGATGGAGATCGCGATCGTCGGCGCCACGGCGGTCGTCACGCTGGACGGCGGCACGGTGACCGACGCGCGGATCGCGATCACCGCGCTTGCCCCGACGATCCATCGCGTCCCCGAGGCGGAGGCCGCGCTCACTGGGAGCGACGGCGGAACGGCGGCGGTCTCGGCCGCCGCCACGGCGGCAGCCGACGCATCGCGGCCGATCTCGGACGTCCGCGGATCGGCCGAGTACCGGCGCGCGATGGCGGCGGTCATCGCCCGACGCGCAATCGCGACGGCCCTGGCCCGCGCACGCGGCGAGGCGTTCCCGATCCCAGCCAGCCCCGCGCTGCATGGTGCGGCGAACGGAGGAGCAGCATGA
- a CDS encoding alanine racemase yields MTVDELPTPCLVVDLDALERNLSAWQRDATVGGARFRPHVKTHKTLELARMQLGAGACGITAAKVAEAEVYVAAGFADVVVAYPVFGEGAWRRLARLASGARIGVNVENGEAAEGISRAASAEGVQIDVHVDLDTGLGRCGVPVADREEVRRLADLVERLPGLRLHGVTTYRGVAFDSAPEPAAAGREEARLAVATAAALGLADVAVGSTPTGRAAAKAAGVTEVRAGTYVFNDLMQVGLGAAELQDCALSIWATVVSVNRPGRVTVDAGSKTFSGDAVLAGDRGRMVARSIDGAVVIDALTEEHGVGSTARPVRVGERIAFTPAHVCTTVNLSDELVAARRGEVEAVWAVAARGRRT; encoded by the coding sequence ATGACCGTCGACGAGCTGCCCACCCCGTGCCTCGTCGTCGACCTCGACGCGCTCGAGCGGAACCTGAGCGCCTGGCAGCGCGACGCGACCGTGGGCGGCGCCCGGTTTCGGCCGCACGTGAAGACGCACAAGACGCTGGAGCTGGCACGGATGCAGCTCGGCGCCGGGGCGTGCGGCATCACGGCCGCGAAGGTGGCTGAGGCGGAGGTGTACGTCGCAGCGGGCTTCGCCGACGTGGTCGTCGCCTACCCGGTGTTCGGCGAGGGCGCGTGGCGCAGGCTGGCGCGGCTGGCGTCCGGCGCGCGCATCGGCGTCAACGTCGAGAACGGCGAGGCCGCCGAGGGCATCTCGCGGGCCGCGAGCGCCGAGGGCGTGCAGATCGACGTCCACGTCGACCTCGACACGGGGCTCGGACGCTGCGGGGTTCCGGTGGCCGACCGCGAGGAGGTGCGCCGGCTGGCGGATCTGGTCGAGCGCCTCCCCGGCCTGCGGCTGCACGGCGTGACGACCTACCGCGGCGTCGCGTTCGACAGTGCGCCGGAACCCGCGGCTGCCGGCCGCGAGGAGGCGCGGCTGGCGGTGGCGACGGCGGCGGCGCTGGGCCTGGCGGACGTGGCTGTGGGCAGCACGCCGACCGGCCGGGCCGCGGCGAAGGCGGCCGGTGTCACGGAGGTGCGCGCGGGAACGTACGTGTTCAACGACCTGATGCAGGTCGGGCTTGGAGCGGCGGAGCTACAGGACTGCGCATTGTCCATATGGGCGACGGTTGTCAGCGTGAACAGGCCGGGCCGGGTCACCGTGGACGCAGGATCGAAGACCTTCTCCGGCGATGCAGTGCTCGCCGGCGACCGGGGCCGGATGGTCGCGCGCAGCATCGACGGTGCGGTCGTGATCGACGCGCTCACCGAGGAGCACGGCGTCGGCAGCACCGCGCGGCCGGTGCGCGTGGGCGAGCGGATCGCCTTCACACCGGCGCATGTCTGCACGACCGTCAACCTCAGCGACGAGCTGGTCGCCGCCCGCCGTGGCGAGGTCGAGGCGGTCTGGGCGGTGGCGGCGCGGGGCCGCCGCACCTGA
- a CDS encoding (2Fe-2S)-binding protein, with the protein MRYEATLHVNGAAYPVEIEPGRSLLSVIRTEVGLTGAKEGCDDSECGACMVLLDGEPVNACSYLALQADGREITTIEGLTGEDGGMHPLQEAFLDQGGVQCGFCTPGMLISAKALLDRTPDPSEEEIRLALSGNLCRCTGYSGIVRAVQAAAAR; encoded by the coding sequence ATGAGGTACGAGGCGACCCTGCACGTGAACGGCGCCGCCTATCCGGTGGAGATCGAGCCCGGCCGCAGCCTGCTCTCGGTGATCCGCACGGAGGTCGGCCTGACCGGGGCCAAGGAAGGCTGCGACGACTCGGAGTGCGGCGCCTGCATGGTGCTGCTCGACGGCGAGCCGGTGAACGCATGCTCGTACCTGGCGCTGCAGGCCGACGGCCGCGAGATCACGACGATCGAGGGGCTGACCGGCGAGGACGGCGGGATGCATCCGCTGCAGGAGGCGTTCCTGGACCAGGGCGGCGTGCAGTGCGGGTTCTGCACCCCCGGCATGCTGATCTCGGCCAAGGCGCTGCTCGACCGCACGCCCGACCCGAGCGAGGAGGAGATCCGCCTCGCGCTCTCGGGGAACCTCTGCCGGTGCACCGGCTACTCGGGGATCGTGCGGGCGGTTCAGGCCGCCGCGGCGCGCTGA
- a CDS encoding SDR family oxidoreductase — protein MSDVVRTALVTGAGTGIGRAVAERFAADGYAVGLAGRRRAPLEEVAAALPAGRCVVVSGDVGTPDGARGAVDGVVDAFGGLDVLVCNHGVGDSAPVGEDTPEGWDQTMRINLTGPFLVAREALPHLIARRGCIVNVASTNAWQAGPGWASYCTSKAGLVMLTRCIANDYGPQGVRANTVCPGWVRTPMGDEDMSAVAEAWDTDLEHAYALCTRESPLRRAAEPSEIAAAVRFLASGDASYVNGIELPVDGGSMAVDASSTAFHGPEPILRELLAGRGPAAGER, from the coding sequence ATGAGCGATGTGGTGCGAACGGCGCTGGTGACCGGCGCAGGAACCGGGATCGGACGCGCGGTGGCGGAGCGGTTCGCGGCCGACGGCTACGCGGTCGGGCTCGCGGGGCGGAGGCGCGCCCCGCTGGAGGAGGTGGCGGCGGCTCTGCCGGCGGGCCGCTGTGTTGTCGTCTCGGGCGACGTCGGTACGCCGGACGGCGCCCGCGGGGCGGTCGACGGCGTGGTGGACGCGTTCGGCGGGCTCGACGTCCTGGTCTGCAACCATGGAGTGGGGGATAGCGCGCCGGTGGGCGAGGACACCCCGGAGGGGTGGGATCAGACCATGCGGATCAACCTGACCGGCCCCTTCCTGGTCGCGCGCGAGGCGCTGCCGCACCTGATCGCGCGGCGCGGATGCATCGTCAACGTCGCGTCGACCAACGCCTGGCAGGCGGGGCCAGGGTGGGCCTCGTACTGCACGTCGAAAGCGGGGCTCGTGATGCTGACCCGCTGCATCGCAAACGACTACGGGCCCCAGGGCGTCCGCGCCAACACCGTGTGTCCCGGGTGGGTGCGCACCCCGATGGGCGACGAGGACATGAGCGCGGTGGCCGAGGCCTGGGACACCGATCTGGAGCACGCCTACGCCCTGTGCACCCGCGAGTCGCCGCTCCGCCGCGCGGCGGAGCCGTCCGAGATCGCCGCCGCGGTGCGCTTCCTGGCCAGCGGGGATGCGAGCTATGTGAACGGGATCGAGCTTCCGGTGGACGGTGGCTCGATGGCGGTCGACGCCTCGTCCACCGCCTTCCACGGTCCTGAGCCGATCCTCCGGGAGCTGCTCGCCGGGCGCGGGCCGGCCGCCGGGGAGCGCTAG
- a CDS encoding EAL domain-containing protein, with protein MAAASAAGYALGNDGSPAERAALAQKVAHRLRAHDAAGAKTALRDAVAAGLIEEAQLRSRGGTVTEFGSVDGTTTTSPLPRDGTLLIAARPRLAGISHLESVIAGLMLAIGAALFMAWAALRLLPHALRPDLIPRRAARPATPGLDAEYLARHDALTALPNRLLLQEEAQRRIMRLNGGSLALILMDLNEFKEVNDTLGHFAGDQLLRQVGDRLGRFARERGTLVARLGGDEFAVLRKCDDMASVEELAGRISDAVRRPFLIAGMTLEIEVSLGIALAPMHAPDYDGLLQRADGAMYAAKRANTIVAVHTTEHEAAHRQKLALASDLRRAIEEGQLTLHYQPKAVLATGDVAGVEALVRWNHPDRGMIPPDQFISLAERSGLIRQLTVWVLRTALDQVSGWAETGLTVPVSINLSTRDLIDVRLPEEIGEELARTGVPAELLELEITESVLMADPARARSILTRIGELGATTTIDDFGAGYSSLAYLKNLPVHALKIDRAFVLGMTENRHDATIVQAVVDLAHNLGLRVVAEGAENMAVWERLREAGCDEAQGYLLSQPLPPDQATAWLLRRRVARAA; from the coding sequence GTGGCCGCGGCGTCCGCCGCCGGCTACGCGCTGGGCAACGACGGCTCGCCCGCCGAGCGCGCGGCCCTGGCGCAGAAGGTCGCGCATCGCCTGCGCGCGCACGACGCCGCCGGCGCGAAGACGGCGCTCCGCGACGCTGTGGCGGCGGGACTGATCGAGGAAGCGCAGCTTCGCTCGCGCGGCGGGACGGTGACCGAGTTCGGCAGCGTGGACGGGACGACGACGACGTCGCCGCTGCCGCGTGACGGCACGCTGCTGATCGCAGCGCGGCCCCGGCTGGCCGGCATCTCCCATCTGGAGTCAGTCATCGCAGGCCTGATGCTCGCGATCGGCGCGGCGCTGTTCATGGCCTGGGCGGCGCTGCGCCTGCTTCCGCACGCCTTGCGCCCCGACCTGATCCCGCGGCGCGCTGCTCGCCCGGCGACGCCCGGGCTCGACGCCGAGTATCTCGCGCGGCACGACGCCCTCACGGCGCTGCCGAACCGGCTGCTCCTCCAGGAGGAGGCGCAGCGGCGGATCATGCGCCTGAACGGGGGCTCGCTGGCGCTGATCCTGATGGACCTGAACGAGTTCAAGGAGGTCAACGACACGCTCGGCCATTTCGCCGGCGACCAGCTGCTGCGCCAGGTGGGCGACCGGCTCGGGCGCTTCGCGCGCGAGCGGGGCACGCTGGTGGCGCGGCTGGGCGGCGACGAGTTCGCCGTGCTTCGGAAGTGCGACGACATGGCCTCGGTGGAGGAGCTGGCGGGCCGGATCTCCGACGCCGTTCGCCGGCCGTTCCTGATCGCCGGCATGACGCTCGAGATCGAGGTGTCACTGGGGATCGCGCTCGCTCCCATGCATGCACCGGACTATGACGGACTGCTCCAGCGCGCCGACGGCGCGATGTACGCCGCGAAACGGGCGAACACCATCGTCGCGGTGCACACGACCGAGCACGAGGCGGCCCACCGGCAGAAGCTCGCGCTGGCGTCCGACCTCCGGCGAGCGATCGAGGAGGGGCAGCTGACCCTGCACTACCAGCCCAAGGCGGTCCTGGCGACGGGAGACGTTGCCGGCGTCGAGGCGCTCGTCCGGTGGAACCATCCAGATCGCGGCATGATCCCGCCCGATCAGTTCATCTCGCTCGCCGAGCGCAGCGGGCTGATCCGGCAGCTGACCGTCTGGGTGCTCCGCACGGCGCTCGACCAGGTGTCCGGCTGGGCCGAGACCGGCCTGACCGTGCCGGTCTCGATCAACCTCTCGACCCGCGACCTGATCGACGTCCGGCTGCCGGAGGAGATCGGCGAAGAGCTCGCCCGGACGGGCGTCCCAGCGGAGCTGCTCGAGCTCGAGATCACCGAAAGCGTCCTCATGGCCGACCCCGCGCGGGCCCGGTCGATCCTGACGCGCATCGGCGAGCTGGGCGCGACCACCACCATCGACGACTTCGGCGCCGGCTACTCGAGCCTCGCGTATCTCAAGAACCTTCCCGTGCACGCGCTGAAGATCGACCGGGCGTTCGTGCTCGGCATGACAGAGAACCGGCACGACGCGACGATCGTCCAGGCAGTCGTCGACCTCGCGCACAACCTCGGCCTGCGGGTGGTTGCCGAGGGCGCCGAGAACATGGCCGTCTGGGAACGTCTGCGCGAGGCCGGCTGCGACGAGGCCCAGGGGTATCTCCTGTCGCAGCCGCTGCCGCCCGATCAGGCAACGGCCTGGTTGCTGCGACGCCGCGTCGCGCGTGCTGCCTGA
- a CDS encoding MFS transporter: protein MPPYRRITLAVGVSMFVDASLYLAVLPLLPRYADQFNLDTFQTGVVLAAYPASVPFVSLACIVLVPRVGARRISLWSALLMTVATVIFAWSPNAAVLVLARFVQGFASGSIWTASMSWVTDNAPPGRRGRESGIVMGLLSAGSVAGPGIGALAATAGSETAFGLVAAVSGLGVVLTALAPAGRRVGSDSRLFRALRAGAGQPATIAALAMSVIDLTAFGAVDLLVPLRLGHRGTSVEAIALAFALGAVLGAAIGPPAGRLVDRIGPAKVGLVAAFGVLLNPVLLSFDPPNAVQLALLVTAGPMFAVIGASMFPLSSLGADAARVSHVTVMGLMGVVWAAGFAVAPLLMGAVAEATSPATAFALAAFLCLPSLVVLARSVRSIGLRPVTAEPAGD, encoded by the coding sequence GTGCCCCCGTATCGCCGGATCACGCTCGCCGTGGGCGTGTCCATGTTCGTCGACGCATCGCTCTACCTCGCCGTGCTGCCCCTGCTGCCGCGGTACGCCGACCAGTTCAACCTCGACACCTTCCAGACGGGCGTCGTGCTCGCCGCCTATCCGGCGTCCGTGCCCTTCGTCTCGCTGGCCTGCATCGTGCTCGTGCCGCGTGTGGGTGCGCGCCGGATCTCGCTGTGGTCGGCCCTCCTCATGACGGTCGCCACCGTCATCTTCGCGTGGAGCCCGAACGCGGCAGTGCTCGTGCTCGCACGTTTCGTCCAGGGCTTCGCCAGCGGCTCGATCTGGACGGCGTCGATGTCCTGGGTCACCGACAACGCTCCGCCCGGCCGGCGTGGCCGCGAGTCCGGCATTGTGATGGGCCTGCTCTCGGCCGGCTCGGTCGCCGGCCCTGGCATCGGCGCCCTGGCGGCGACGGCCGGCTCCGAGACCGCCTTCGGCCTGGTCGCGGCCGTCAGCGGGCTTGGCGTCGTCCTGACCGCGCTGGCACCGGCGGGCCGCCGGGTGGGAAGCGATTCGCGGCTGTTCAGGGCCCTCCGCGCCGGCGCCGGTCAGCCGGCCACCATCGCGGCGCTGGCGATGAGCGTCATCGACCTGACGGCGTTCGGCGCGGTCGACCTGCTCGTCCCCCTTCGCCTCGGCCACCGTGGCACCTCGGTGGAGGCGATCGCCCTCGCGTTCGCCCTGGGCGCCGTGCTCGGAGCGGCAATCGGGCCCCCTGCGGGCCGGCTGGTGGACCGCATCGGCCCCGCCAAGGTGGGGCTCGTCGCTGCGTTCGGCGTGCTGCTCAATCCGGTGCTGCTGTCGTTCGATCCCCCGAACGCCGTGCAGCTTGCCCTGCTCGTCACAGCCGGGCCGATGTTCGCGGTGATCGGCGCGTCGATGTTTCCCCTGTCATCGCTCGGAGCGGACGCAGCTCGCGTCTCGCACGTCACCGTCATGGGGCTGATGGGCGTCGTCTGGGCCGCCGGGTTCGCGGTGGCGCCGCTGCTGATGGGCGCAGTGGCCGAGGCCACGTCCCCCGCCACGGCGTTCGCCCTGGCGGCGTTCCTCTGCCTGCCCTCTCTGGTCGTGCTCGCGCGGAGCGTGCGGTCGATCGGCCTGCGGCCCGTGACGGCCGAGCCGGCCGGCGATTGA
- a CDS encoding TfoX/Sxy family protein, whose amino-acid sequence MPYDETIAERLRRLVAGEEGVSEQRIFGGLAFLVNGNMAVAASGQGGVLVRVDPAESDELVAATAAEPMEMRGRPMAGWLRLAAADVAGEQELEAWARRGVAYARGLPPKRR is encoded by the coding sequence GTGCCGTACGACGAGACGATCGCGGAACGCCTTCGCCGGCTGGTCGCGGGCGAGGAGGGCGTGTCCGAGCAGCGGATCTTCGGCGGGCTCGCGTTCCTGGTCAACGGCAACATGGCGGTCGCCGCGAGCGGCCAGGGCGGCGTGCTGGTACGTGTCGACCCGGCCGAGTCCGACGAGCTGGTCGCAGCCACCGCCGCCGAGCCGATGGAGATGCGCGGGCGTCCGATGGCGGGGTGGCTCCGCCTGGCCGCCGCCGATGTTGCGGGTGAGCAGGAGCTGGAGGCGTGGGCGCGCCGTGGCGTCGCCTACGCCCGCGGCCTGCCGCCGAAGCGCCGATGA
- a CDS encoding DUF6458 family protein, translated as MGIGTSLVLIAVGAILAFAVNIHSTIGSTTVHWHTIGWILMAVGAIGLVMSVIWMAAASRRTGVVRERNYVDDRPVA; from the coding sequence ATGGGTATCGGTACGTCTCTCGTTCTCATCGCGGTCGGTGCGATCCTCGCATTCGCCGTGAACATTCATTCCACGATCGGCAGCACGACCGTGCACTGGCACACCATTGGCTGGATCCTGATGGCCGTCGGCGCTATCGGTCTGGTGATGTCCGTCATCTGGATGGCGGCCGCGAGTCGCCGCACCGGCGTCGTTCGCGAGCGGAACTACGTCGACGACCGTCCGGTCGCCTAG
- a CDS encoding MMPL family transporter, whose translation MTSIDTTKGLAARLGGWSARHKRSVLAGWFVFVALAVMVGSFLPANTLTKADQFTGESGRAEKTLESSFPKPASELVLIHSATLTAGDPAFRQAITQTTAGFARIPVVANLKAPGHGSSTGLVSKDRHSAMIQFTIKGDFDTASDRIAPVQAAVKDAQRANPSIRIEEFGDATSGAQLDKKVQSDLNKAETMSLPVTLIILVLAFGAIVAAGVPVLLAVSAVLATIGLVSIPSQIFPIDENASIVITLIGMAVGVDYSLFYLKREREERANGHDAQTAVGIASATSGRAILVSGFTVMVAMAGQFLTGDKASTSFAVGTIMVVAVAMLGSLTALPAALALLGHHVDKGRIRVPFRRRTRAQRDSRIWGAVLSRVLRRPAAAAAVSLAVLLAIASPALHFRVHNTGINDLPPGLPGITVLKHLEQAFPNTDMPAVVVIKADDTRSSDVQSAITNLRQDALESGIVHEPINITTDRTHTVAVLSMPLAGNGTNQASKQALTALRDRLIPQTIGSVQNASADVSGQTAIDRDQSTMLSRNTPIVFGFVLSLAFVLLMVTFRSIVVPIKAILLNLLSVAAAYGVLVAVFEDGHGSSLLGFTPTGGVAPWLPLFLFVILFGLSMDYHVFILSRVKELVDRGMSTEDAVAEGIKSTAGTVTSAALVMVGVFSIFLTLSIVDLKEFGVGLASAILIDATIIRGVLLPATMKLLGDWNWYLPKPLHWLPRFQVEPAPRMEVETSGD comes from the coding sequence ATGACGTCGATCGATACAACGAAAGGTCTGGCGGCCCGGCTCGGCGGGTGGAGCGCGCGTCACAAGCGTTCCGTCCTGGCCGGGTGGTTCGTGTTCGTCGCGCTCGCGGTGATGGTCGGCAGCTTCCTGCCGGCGAACACGCTGACCAAGGCCGACCAGTTCACCGGCGAATCCGGACGAGCAGAGAAGACGCTCGAGTCGAGCTTCCCCAAGCCCGCCTCCGAGCTGGTGCTGATCCACAGCGCCACGCTGACGGCCGGCGATCCCGCCTTCCGTCAGGCCATCACGCAGACGACCGCTGGCTTCGCTCGCATCCCCGTGGTGGCGAACCTCAAGGCCCCCGGCCATGGGTCGAGCACCGGCCTGGTGTCGAAGGACCGGCACTCGGCCATGATCCAGTTCACGATCAAGGGCGACTTCGACACCGCATCCGACCGGATCGCCCCGGTGCAGGCGGCTGTCAAGGACGCACAGCGCGCCAATCCCTCGATTCGCATCGAGGAGTTCGGCGACGCCACGTCTGGCGCTCAGCTGGACAAGAAGGTGCAGAGCGACCTGAATAAGGCCGAGACGATGTCTCTGCCCGTCACCCTGATCATCCTCGTGCTGGCTTTCGGCGCGATCGTGGCCGCCGGCGTCCCCGTGCTGCTCGCGGTCTCGGCGGTGCTGGCGACCATCGGGCTCGTCTCGATCCCGAGCCAGATCTTCCCGATCGACGAGAACGCATCCATCGTGATCACCCTGATCGGGATGGCTGTCGGCGTCGACTACTCGCTCTTCTACCTCAAGCGGGAGCGCGAGGAGCGGGCGAATGGACATGACGCACAGACCGCGGTCGGGATCGCCTCGGCCACGTCGGGCCGCGCGATCCTCGTGTCCGGCTTCACGGTCATGGTTGCCATGGCCGGGCAGTTCCTGACCGGCGACAAGGCCTCCACCTCCTTCGCGGTGGGGACGATCATGGTCGTCGCGGTTGCAATGCTCGGCTCGCTGACGGCGCTGCCGGCGGCGCTGGCCCTGCTCGGCCACCACGTCGACAAGGGCCGCATCCGGGTGCCGTTCCGGCGGCGCACGCGAGCGCAGCGCGATTCCCGCATCTGGGGAGCCGTGCTGTCGAGAGTGCTCCGGCGGCCGGCCGCTGCTGCGGCTGTCTCCCTGGCCGTGCTCCTGGCGATCGCCTCGCCGGCGCTGCACTTCCGGGTGCACAACACCGGCATCAACGACCTGCCTCCCGGACTGCCCGGAATCACCGTGCTCAAGCACCTGGAGCAGGCATTCCCCAACACCGACATGCCGGCCGTGGTCGTCATCAAGGCCGACGACACCCGCAGCTCGGACGTGCAGTCGGCCATCACAAACCTGCGCCAGGACGCACTCGAGAGTGGCATCGTCCATGAGCCGATCAACATCACAACGGACAGGACGCATACCGTCGCGGTGCTGTCCATGCCTCTGGCAGGCAACGGCACCAACCAGGCCTCGAAGCAGGCGTTGACAGCGCTTCGTGACCGCCTGATCCCCCAGACGATCGGGTCGGTGCAGAACGCCAGCGCCGACGTCAGTGGCCAGACCGCGATCGACCGGGACCAGAGCACGATGCTCTCCCGCAACACGCCGATCGTGTTCGGGTTCGTGCTCAGCCTGGCGTTCGTCCTGCTGATGGTCACGTTCCGCTCGATCGTCGTCCCGATCAAGGCCATACTCCTGAACCTCCTCTCGGTCGCCGCCGCCTACGGCGTCCTGGTGGCGGTCTTCGAGGACGGGCACGGCTCCTCGCTGCTGGGCTTCACGCCCACCGGCGGCGTCGCGCCCTGGCTGCCGCTGTTCCTGTTCGTGATCCTGTTCGGGCTGTCGATGGACTACCACGTCTTCATCCTCAGCCGGGTCAAGGAGCTGGTCGACCGCGGCATGTCCACCGAGGACGCGGTGGCCGAGGGCATCAAGAGCACAGCGGGAACGGTGACCAGCGCCGCGCTGGTGATGGTGGGCGTGTTCTCGATCTTCCTCACGCTCAGCATCGTCGACCTCAAGGAGTTCGGAGTCGGGCTGGCGTCGGCGATCCTGATCGACGCCACGATCATCCGGGGCGTCCTGCTGCCGGCCACCATGAAGCTGCTGGGCGACTGGAACTGGTACCTCCCCAAGCCGCTGCACTGGCTTCCGCGGTTCCAGGTCGAGCCCGCCCCGCGAATGGAGGTGGAGACCTCCGGCGACTGA